The proteins below come from a single Chelmon rostratus isolate fCheRos1 chromosome 10, fCheRos1.pri, whole genome shotgun sequence genomic window:
- the LOC121612319 gene encoding 6-phosphofructo-2-kinase/fructose-2,6-bisphosphatase 2-like isoform X2, producing the protein MAARLQRPAAALDGSAESKRTDLRTNEKKCSWASYMTNSPTVIVMIGLPARGKTYMSKKLTRYLNWIGVPTKVFNLGVYRREAVKSYKSYDFFRHDNKEAMEIRKQCALVALQDVKAYLNEEGGQIAVFDATNTTRERRELILNFAKDNAYKVFFVESICDDPDVIATNILDVKVSSPDYPERDRESVMEDFLKRIECYKVTYQPLDPDEHDKNLSFIQVINVGRRFLVNRVQDYIQSKIVYYLMNIHVHSHSIYLCRHGESHHNEEGRIGGDSELSKRGRQFAAALKGFVEEHRLSDLKVWTSQLRRTIQTAEELGVPYEQWKILNEIDAGVCEDMTYKMIEETYPEEFAMRDQDKYHYRYPGGESYQDLVQRLEPVIMELERQGNVLVICHQAVMRCLLAYFLDKSADDLPYLKCPLHTVLKLTPVAYGCKVDLFDLKVEAVNTHRDRPLLSGARYPEVQPPDA; encoded by the exons ATGGCTGCCAGACTGCAGAGACCTGCAGCCGCCTTGGACGGCTCAGCGGAGTCCAAGAGGACGGACCTCAGGACCAATGAGAAGAAGTGCT CTTGGGCCTCCTACATGACCAATTCTCCAACTGTGATAGTGATGATTGGGTTGCCCGCAAGGGGGAAAACCTACATGTCCAAGAAGCTGACACGCTACCTCAACTGGATTGGAGTGCCAACTAAGG TATTTAACCTTGGAGTTTATAGGAGAGAAGCAGTGAAGTCATACAAGTCCTACGACTTCTTCAGACATGACAATAAAGAAGCAATGGAAATTAGAAA ACAGTGTGCCTTGGTGGCTCTGCAGGATGTCAAGGCCTATCTGAATGAGGAGGGAGGCCAGATCGCT GTTTTTGATGCCACCAACACGACCAGAGAGAGACGAGAACTCATCCTTAATTTTGCAAAGGATAATGCATACAAG GTGTTTTTTGTAGAATCCATATGTGACGATCCAGATGTCATCGCTACAAATATCCTG GATGTGAAGGTGTCCAGCCCAGACTAccctgagagggacagagaaagtGTCATGGAGGATTTTCTGAAGAGGATAGAGTGTTACAAAGTGACCTATCAGCCTTTAGATCCGGACGAACACGACAA GAACCTGTCCTTCATCCAGGTCATCAACGTCGGCCGTCGTTTCTTGGTCAACAGGGTGCAGGACTACATCCAAAGTAAAATCGTGTACTACCTCATGAACATCCACGTACACTCCCACTCCATCTACCTCTGTCGGCACGGAGAGAGCCATCACAATGAGGAGGGACGCATCGGGGGAGACTCCGAACTgtcaaagagaggaagacag tTTGCAGCAGCCCTGAAGGGTTTTGTGGAAGAGCATCGTCTGTCGGACCTGAAAGTTTGGACCAGCCAGCTGAGACGCACCATTCAGACGGCGGAGGAGCTGGGAGTTCCCTACGAGCAGTGGAAGATCCTGAATGAAATAGACGCT GGAGTGTGTGAAGACATGACGTATAAGATGATTGAGGAAACATACCCAGAGGAGTTTGCCATGAGGGACCAGGACAAGTACCATTACCGCTACCCTGGAGGAGAG TCCTACCAGGACCTGGTTCAGCGGCTGGAGCCAGTTATCATGGAGCTGGAGCGACAGGGCAACGTGCTGGTCATCTGTCATCAGGCCGTCATGCGCTGCTTGCTCGCCTATTTCCTGGACAAGAGCGCAG ATGATCTACCCTACTTGAAGTGTCCCCTGCACACTGTCCTAAAACTGACCCCTGTGGCTTATG GCTGTAAAGTGGACCTGTTTGACTTGAAGGTGGAGGCTGTCAACACTCACCGGGACAGACCATTA CTTTCAGGAGCCAGATATCCAGAAGTCCAGCCACCAGATGCATAA
- the LOC121612319 gene encoding 6-phosphofructo-2-kinase/fructose-2,6-bisphosphatase 2-like isoform X1, which produces MAARLQRPAAALDGSAESKRTDLRTNEKKCSWASYMTNSPTVIVMIGLPARGKTYMSKKLTRYLNWIGVPTKVFNLGVYRREAVKSYKSYDFFRHDNKEAMEIRKQCALVALQDVKAYLNEEGGQIAVFDATNTTRERRELILNFAKDNAYKVFFVESICDDPDVIATNILDVKVSSPDYPERDRESVMEDFLKRIECYKVTYQPLDPDEHDKNLSFIQVINVGRRFLVNRVQDYIQSKIVYYLMNIHVHSHSIYLCRHGESHHNEEGRIGGDSELSKRGRQFAAALKGFVEEHRLSDLKVWTSQLRRTIQTAEELGVPYEQWKILNEIDAGVCEDMTYKMIEETYPEEFAMRDQDKYHYRYPGGESYQDLVQRLEPVIMELERQGNVLVICHQAVMRCLLAYFLDKSADDLPYLKCPLHTVLKLTPVAYGCKVDLFDLKVEAVNTHRDRPLSKARTDAVPPAFHRRNSFTPLSSQDQIKRPRLYSVGNPPQARMSQAPTLPSMHFSEASEGAELLQGEDSVNGFSAADENDCVRS; this is translated from the exons ATGGCTGCCAGACTGCAGAGACCTGCAGCCGCCTTGGACGGCTCAGCGGAGTCCAAGAGGACGGACCTCAGGACCAATGAGAAGAAGTGCT CTTGGGCCTCCTACATGACCAATTCTCCAACTGTGATAGTGATGATTGGGTTGCCCGCAAGGGGGAAAACCTACATGTCCAAGAAGCTGACACGCTACCTCAACTGGATTGGAGTGCCAACTAAGG TATTTAACCTTGGAGTTTATAGGAGAGAAGCAGTGAAGTCATACAAGTCCTACGACTTCTTCAGACATGACAATAAAGAAGCAATGGAAATTAGAAA ACAGTGTGCCTTGGTGGCTCTGCAGGATGTCAAGGCCTATCTGAATGAGGAGGGAGGCCAGATCGCT GTTTTTGATGCCACCAACACGACCAGAGAGAGACGAGAACTCATCCTTAATTTTGCAAAGGATAATGCATACAAG GTGTTTTTTGTAGAATCCATATGTGACGATCCAGATGTCATCGCTACAAATATCCTG GATGTGAAGGTGTCCAGCCCAGACTAccctgagagggacagagaaagtGTCATGGAGGATTTTCTGAAGAGGATAGAGTGTTACAAAGTGACCTATCAGCCTTTAGATCCGGACGAACACGACAA GAACCTGTCCTTCATCCAGGTCATCAACGTCGGCCGTCGTTTCTTGGTCAACAGGGTGCAGGACTACATCCAAAGTAAAATCGTGTACTACCTCATGAACATCCACGTACACTCCCACTCCATCTACCTCTGTCGGCACGGAGAGAGCCATCACAATGAGGAGGGACGCATCGGGGGAGACTCCGAACTgtcaaagagaggaagacag tTTGCAGCAGCCCTGAAGGGTTTTGTGGAAGAGCATCGTCTGTCGGACCTGAAAGTTTGGACCAGCCAGCTGAGACGCACCATTCAGACGGCGGAGGAGCTGGGAGTTCCCTACGAGCAGTGGAAGATCCTGAATGAAATAGACGCT GGAGTGTGTGAAGACATGACGTATAAGATGATTGAGGAAACATACCCAGAGGAGTTTGCCATGAGGGACCAGGACAAGTACCATTACCGCTACCCTGGAGGAGAG TCCTACCAGGACCTGGTTCAGCGGCTGGAGCCAGTTATCATGGAGCTGGAGCGACAGGGCAACGTGCTGGTCATCTGTCATCAGGCCGTCATGCGCTGCTTGCTCGCCTATTTCCTGGACAAGAGCGCAG ATGATCTACCCTACTTGAAGTGTCCCCTGCACACTGTCCTAAAACTGACCCCTGTGGCTTATG GCTGTAAAGTGGACCTGTTTGACTTGAAGGTGGAGGCTGTCAACACTCACCGGGACAGACCATTA AGTAAAGCCAGAACAGATGCTGTGCCGCCGGCTTTCCACCGACGGAACAGCTTCACTCCGCTGTCCAGCCAAGACCAGATTAAACGGCCTCGTCTCTACAGCGTGGGCAACCCTCCGCAGGCCCGCATGTCCCAGGCCCCAACTTTACCCAGCATGCACTTCTCTGAGGCGTCTGAGGGGGCAGAGCTGCTACAAGGCGAG GACTCTGTGAACGGCTTCAGTGCGGCGGACGAGAACGACTGCGTTCGCAGTTAA